agatctgtgactacatttcttagtccctctgtaTTCTttaaatgttgtcttcttttacataataatatcgctgtttccctgttttgagcatttttctctcttgatttatttttgtgatttccctgtctgggctgacttctgattgctctgcccagtgttctagtcttgggttgataacctgatattattgattttctaatcaaagaactccctttagtatttctttcatttttggtttggtttttatgaattccttaaacttccgtttatctggaaatgtcctaacttcaccttcatatttgatagacagttttactggatattagattcttgcctggcaattttttcctttcaatttttttatatacatcatcccattgccttcttgcctgcatggtttctgccgagtaatcgagcttatttttattgactctcctttgtagctgacttttcgtttatccctagctgctcttaaaattctctctttatctttggttttggcaagtttgattataatatgtcttggtgactttcttttaaaatctaccttatgttcgatgagcatcttggatagatatcttcccatctttcacagtatcagggaagttttttgccagcaaatcttcaacaattctctctgtatttcctgttatccatccctgttctggtactccgattacttgtaggttatttctcgttagagtcccacatgattcttaaggtttcattttttaaaattcttttatctcatttttcttcaaatatgttggtgccaagtggtttaccttcaagttcagaaattctgccttccacttgctcaattctgctcctctttctattatctacttctgtaattttactgttaatcttctgaatttctgattgctatggATTTTAtattatggatttttccagcttactaaatttttcattatgttcctgaataatctttttaatttcttcaactgctttatctgggtGTTCCTCGGCTTGTTCTGTGTAGTGCTTGATTTCATTccggatgtcttgaagggttctgtatattaatattttgtattctgcatctgctaattccaggaaggcacttccatctagaagatcccttgattctttggttTGAGAGCTTGTGGAGGtgatcatgctctgtttctttatgtgacttgatagtgactgttgtctccaagccatctatgttactgtattattttattttatttttgcttactgtatcgtagcttcttgttttgatatgcccgaatGGGTTGCTGGAGTGAACTagcttattttcgcctttggagctctgacgtcctgtccccagctggctagagctgttatcaggtatatcagtctacgagtccattcacttttcttgtataaattcagctcgggtgtccaggtagctggtcatcaagtgtgtggtgtaggctctgtcttaacagtcttagaggggcaggggtgattggtgtaggtaccggtatctggttgcagcagggtgtcaacgctctgaacaaggcaggggggtgAGAATCAtctcccaggtgtctctgaggaaagcgtgtccctgttccctagagcatacaggtaggtgggttttgcagatggatcatgtgcacccaatgtttttggttgtaaggactgggaggtatcagttatccttggacccctatcgtcggtgactgggtgacctgagtggagccatcagtccttaggcccctgatgtgggtaggtgaggaccctgtttaataggcaaagcgttgtcaaacatcaaacatccgcctctgcaccacacagctgaaacagttgtactctgccaataagggcctattttcgtgaaataggcccacagagttccatgcagaggggaaaggtactcaaagtccatggactattaatgcctggacaagagccgcttctgtcctgagctcccccggttagtggagctggcaaactttttttcctccaattgcaaatttattccttctccaaggccgggaagaTGTAtctaggcgctcaacagggcctatatcGGGCCCAGGGAAATCTGCTgctaaagctggcttgggggtggtgggtgcgcagtaaaatataccaagtacttagcttttgccgagagcaccattcttctctggttctggaggtgtgagtaggctgtgtggctcgctgcttctccctgaggaaactgcagccaaacgctagtaccagccagcCACTGCTGCTCctggggatggtgcctgagggctccctgtgattcaggtccggtatctcctctccgcttctgaactgtctcttcctctccctgcccttcagttcgttttctaaccttgcctttgatgttcagggctcctagcttattataaatatacttgtttcacttgttttttcgggtctttgttgtaagatggctcgccggaagcgtctgtctattctgccatcttcgcTCTGCCTCACctactctacgttcaaaagcaagtttcggagtttcttctgacatccattgtgggcttttctttctttccttactgGTGGACAGTAGgtatgagaaaattaaaaatcagttattgacATTTCTAATTAAATGCTTGAATGATTTTCAAGGGATGACCCTGAGAGGTTGGTAGTTTGTCTTCAGGAGCTCAAGTCTTTTTGGAATCTTTTATGGtgggtaggcagaataatgatcccccaaagatgtccacatcctatcTGGAACCCATGAATACGTTGGGTAATGTGTTGGGGGGGAGGTGCAGGAGGTGCAATATAATCACAAAGGTCTTTATAGAtgtaagagagagacagaaaagagaatcAGAGAGATGGCAGCATGAGAGAGACTCTACTAGCtgctgttggctttgaagatggagaaggagggccaccagccaaggaatgtatgcagcctctagaagctggaaaaggcagggAAACCGATTTTCCTcttgagcctccagaaaggaacagtTCTGCTGACCCCTTGATTTTAACTTAGTATTGGACTTCTTGACCTATAGAACTATAAGGTAGTAAATCTGTGCTGTATTAAATTGCTgaatttatggtaatttgttatagcaacaaCAGGAAATTACATCTACTTTTCTGGTTATCTCTTGCCCTTTCCTTGCAGGCCCCAACACTGTCTTCTGTACTATTCTTCCCCTGCTCTCCACGAAGGATTCGATATGTCATTTACATCTCAGTACAGTCAATTTGCCACttcatatttgcattttaaactgATTGTCCAACAGATTctaactatgtaaaaaaaaagaatgcaccatttgttaaaaaaaattaggaatacaTAATTAGGTGCAGAACATGCTTGGGAAGAGGAATGATCACAACATCCTTTAAGTTACTCATCGCTAGACATCTATTCAGCCCGTGTATGGTGAGTTTTGACCACAACGAACGGTGTGATTTTTCAGGGTTTAATAATCTggtgttttctctttctaatgAACTCTTTTTTTCTGGACTAAAATGAGCTGTATTGATTACTATGGATAAGTTTCCTGTGCCAGCCTTCCTAACCCACCCCCCACCCTACCCCACACAGAGATTTGGTTaactttttgttaatttgttaatGTTCTTCaatacaaaattaattttttaaataatttatttgttgttgaaaatatgtacagcagaaaacccattgaggtcaagttgagtctgactcatagggactctgtaggacagtagaactgtcccatagggtttccaaggagcacctggtggattggaactgctgaccttttggttagcagaccagcTCTGAAGCACCTGGGCtccatacacagcagaacatccaccaattgaacaatttctacatgtacaatttagtgaagaAATTAATTTTGAAGAGGTGGAAACAGGCATCGTCTATTACAACACTGGAAGAAGAAATTTCAGAACAatgtcaaaagggggaaatgaatTTATCAGGTTATGATTCTCTTACCTTTGCTGGTTTGCAGTATCAGTGGAAGTAGTTCCGGTTGGCCAAAATCTAGCACTGAAAAGTTCAGGATTTTCTCCTATTGTACAGGAATTCTCAAATTTCACAAAGCTTCCCACCCGccattgtgtgtttttttttttttttttttacctgcgcTACTTTCTTTTCCCAGCAGCTTTCAAGTGGTGTACCTGCTACAGATTCGTCCTTGATAGCACTTTCCAGCGTGATACATTTCTGAGTACCATAGGTTGGGCTCTAAATCATtgtttgaaattttgtttttcctgaacgTAGAAAGGCTTATTTTTAGGCTAAAACTCACGCCTTTCTGAGAGTCTACATGGACATTAAGATGACTCAGTATgttttaaatacatataaatgGGTGTCCAGTCAAACAGGTAGACTTTTTTAACAGGCTAGAAACATTTCTTTTATAGACCTTAACTGCAAAGCCCATGAGTTCCATTTGGATGAAAACTAAACTTTCTTCTGCTATAGGCAGGGGCTTTTGCTAGTTACGAAAAAACCTCGCTCTTCCGGCATCACATCTCTAAGGGGACAATCGCTGTTCTCCGAGACACTGACACACTGAGAAGCGCAAACTGCACCAAAGTCACTGGAGAGGCGGCAGTGGGGCATCCTGGAGGGGTCCGCGTGCAGCAGGGGACCCTGCAGGCCTGAAGgcgtttctcagcacagggaccggCAGGAGACCGGGAGGTGGGAACCGCTGCTGAAGCCCGCTCCAGACAGGCTCCGGCGGTCCGCAGACTGCGCCTCCGGGCCAACTGAGCCGCGACGCTCGCAGACCTTGGCTTGGGTTTGGAACTGCACTGGCGGGCCTCCAGGAGAAGACGCGACCGCGGGACCGACACCAAGGCGGTTGCCCCAGTTTGCGATTATCTGCCTTTCCGGAATTACGCGCAGGAGACGGCCATTTCCGGTTTCTGGTCCCGGCTCCTAGGCCCCGCCCCCAGGGCGTTTCTCCGCCCCGCCCCCTGGCCttttcctcctcccagccccgccccctgcccttttcctcccccctccccccccccgcttCGCCCCGTTCCATTTAATTGTTGGGTCGTCAGCGCCGCACTCCCGCTGGCGGCCGGCAGGGGGCGGAGTTAGAGCTTGGATTTTTCCGCCGGGCGTTCCCCCGGGAGAGAGTCGTGGAGTGGGGGAGGGGACGGCAGGGCGCGAGGACGCGGATCTGTCGGCTTCTGCGCTACATTTCGTCCCGGCTCGGCGGAGAGGCCGCGGCGGCTGCATCAGAGCTGACGTGCGGGCTACGCGGGGCCGCTGCCGGCGCCGGGTTGCCGGGCGGTGGCGCCGCTCCTCAGCGGCGGCTCCGGCTCGCCGTCCCCACCTCCTCTCGTCCGTAATCAGTGACGAGGTCCGCTACGTAAATCTCATCGCGGCGGGTAAGTTGCGCGTCTGCTCTCCGGCCCTAGAGACTGAGGAGCCCGCGACTCAGGCGCAGGAGGCGGAGGAAGGAGGCGGAGCCGAGCCCGGGCCGGCTGGCTGGAAGGGTCTGGGCCTGCGCGGGCGGAGGACCCGGGCGGGACCGGGCGCCGGGGTTCCCAGGCCCGCCGAGTCGCCGAGGGTGCGGGCTGTGAGCCGCCAAGGGCGCGGGCTGTGAGCCGCCGAGGGCGCGGGCTGTGCCGAGTCGCCGAGGGTGCGGGCTGTGAGCCGCCGAGGGCGGGGGCTGTGAGCTGCCGAGGGCGCGGGCTGTGCCGAGTCGCCGAGGGCGCGGGCTGTGCCGGGTCGCCGAGGGTGCGGGCTGTGAGCCGCCGAGGGCGCGGGCTGTGAGCCACCGAGGGCGGGGGCTGTGCCGAGTCGCCGAGGGTGCGGGCTGTGAGCCACCGAGGGCGGGGGCTGTGAGCCACCGAGGGCGCGGGCTGTGCCGGGTCGCCGAGGGTGCGGGCTGTGAGCCACCGAGGGCGGGGGCTGTGAGCCGCCGAGGGCGCGGGCTGTGAGCCACCGAGGGCGCGGGCTGTGCCGGGTCGCCGAGGGTGCGGGCTGTGAGCCACCGAGGGCGCGGGCTGTGAGCCACCGAGGGCGCGGGCTGTGCCGAGTCGCCGAGGGTGCGGGCTGTGCCGGGTCGCCGAGGGCGCGGGCTGTGAGTCGCCGAGGGCGCGGGCTGTGCTGAGTCGCCGAGGGTGCGGGCTGTGAGCCACCGAGGGCGGGGGCTGTGAGCTGCCGAGGGCGCGGGCTGTGCCGGGTCGCCGAGGGTGCGGGCTGTGAGCCGCCGAGGGCGCGGGCTGTGCCGGGTCGCCGAGGGTGCGGGCTGTGAGCTGCCGAGGGTGCGGGCTGTGCCGGCCGCCGAGGGCGCGGGCTGTGCCGAGTCGCCGAGGGTGCGGGCTGTGCCGGGTCGCCGAGGGTGCGGGCTGTGAGCCGCCGAGGGCGGGGGCTGTGCCGAGTCGCCGAGGGTGCGGGCTGTGAGCCACCGAGGGCGGGGGCTGTGAGCTGCCGAGGGTGCGGGCTGTGAGCCACCGAGGGCGGGGGCTGTGAGCTGCCGAGGGCGCGGGCTGTGAGCCACCGAGGGCGCGGGCTGTGCCGAGTCGCCGAGGGCGCGGGCTGTGCCGAGTCGCCGAGGGTGCGGGCTGTGCCGGCCGCCGAGGGCGCGGGCTGTGAGTCGCCGAGGGCGCGGGCTGTGCTGAGTCGCCGAGGGTGCGGGCTGTGAGCCACCGAGGGCGGGGGCTGTGAGCTGCCGAGGGCGCGGGCTGTGCCGGGTCGCCGAGGGTGCGGGCTGTGAGCCGCCGAGGGTGCGGGCTGTGAGCCACCGAGGGCGGGGGCTGTGAGCTGCCGAGGGTGCGGGCTGTGCCGGCCGCCGAGGGCACGGGCTGTGCCGAGTCGCCGAGGGCGCGGGCTGTGAGCCACCGAGGGCGGGGGCTGTGAGCTGCCGAGGGTGCGGGCTGTGCCGAGTCGCCGAGGGTGCGGGCTGTGCCGGCCGCCGAGGGCGCGGGCTGTGAGCTGCCGAGGGCGCGGGCTGTGCCGAGTCGCCGAGGGTGCGGGCTGTGCCGAGTCGCCGAGGGTGCGGGCTGTGCCGAGTCGCCGAGGGTGCGGGCTGTGCCGGCCGCCGAGGGTGCGGGCTGTGAGCTGCCGAGGGCGCGGGCTGTGCCGGGTCGCCGAGGGCGCGGGCTGTGAGTCGCCGAGGGCGCGGGCTGTGCCGGGCCGCGGAGGGCGCGGGCTGTGAGCTGCCGAGGGCGCGGGCTGTGCGGAGTCGCCGAGGGCGCGGGCTGTGCGGAGTCGCCGAGGGCGCGGGCTGTGAGCTGCCGAGGGTGCGAGCTGTGCCGGGTCGCCGAGGGCGCGGGCTGTGAGTCGCCGAGGGCGTGGGCTGTGCCGAGTCGCCGAGGGTGCGTGCTGTGAGCCGCCGAGGGCGGGGGCTGTGAGCTGCCGAGGGTGCAGGCTGTGCCGGCCGCCGAGGGCGGGGGCTGTGAGCTGCCGAGGGTGCGGGCTGTGAGCCGCTGAGGGCGCGGGCTGTGCCGGCCGCCGAGGGCGCGGGCTGTGAGCTGCCGAGAGCGCGGGCTGTGCCGGCCGCCGAGGGCGCGGGCTGTGAGCTGCCGAGGGTGCGGGCTGTGCCGGCCGCCGAGGGCGCGGGCTGTGAGCTGCCGAGGGTGCGGGCTGTGAGCTGCTGAGGGCGCGGGCTGTGCCGGGTCGCCGAGGGCGCGGGCTGTGCCGGGCCGCGGAGGGCGCGGGCTGTGCCGGGTCGCTGAGGGTGCGGGCTGTGAGCTGCCGAGGGTGCGGGCTGTGCCAGCCGTCGACGGCGTGGGCTGTGAGCTGCCAAGGGCGCGGGCTGTGCCGGGCCGTGGAGGGCGCGGGCTGTGCCGGGTCGCCGAGGGTGCGGGCTGTGAGCTGCCGAGGGCGCGGGCTGTGCGGAGTCGCCGAGGGTGCGGGCTGTGCCAGCCGCCGAGGGTGCGGGCTGTGCCGGGTCGCCGAGGGCGCGGGCTGTGAGCTGCCGAGGGTGCGGGCTGTGACGGCCGTCGAGGGCGCGGGCTGTGCCGGGCCGCCGAGGGCCCGGGCTGTGCCGGCCGCCGAGGGCGCGGGCTGTGCCGGCCGCCGAGGGCGCGGCTTGTGTTGGCCGTCGAGGGCGCGGGCTGTGCCGGGTCGCCGAGGGCGCGGGCTGTGACGGCCGTCGAGGGCGCGGGCTGTTCCGGGCCGCCGAGGGCGCGGGCTGTGCCGGCCGCCGGACCGAGCCACCGCGGACCCAGGATCGGGCTCCCGGGTAGCGGGCTCTGCGGCGGGGCGCCGGCCGCTGTTTCCGGACCGGGAAGAGCTGATCGGCGAGAGCACCGAGGTCTCGGATGTGGCTGCTCCTCGGCGGGCTCCCCGCTCCGAGCCCGGCGCCGCGTGCGGCCGAGGAAGCAGAGGCCCGAGGCCGGCTGTGCCCGTGTCCCCGGGGCTCTCACGGACCTCAGTGCTTACGTCCGCGTAGGCTTGACCGCTGGGCTCGCGGTTTGCCTTAATTTTAACCCAATAAGTCTTTTGGGCGTGGAGCAGGCTCCTCGGTGACTTCTCTGGAACTTGATAGAACTGGAAAACCCTGTCGGAAAATCCTCACAGCTCTGATGAATCGGTCCTCACTCTTGAAAAAGAAACCAGAAATAAGGATGTTGGTTGTGTTTACCACAGCTGACGATTAATAACGCCCTTGTCCTAGTTTATGTACTCAGTTTAAACATAAATTAACGGAACGCGTTTCTTCTCCGCAACACGAGTTCGAGGGACTTTGCTGATGGAGCCGTTTGAGTCTCCAGACGCCGTGGCCTCTCATAAGGGTTTGTGAAGAAACAAATCCGGGACAACTAACAGAAATCGcagttaattttattctttacttCTGAACTTTGCCTTGTCATGTAGCAGGGTTCCCACGACCTGTTTTGTAGGGAAGAAACTCCTTAAACACGGTTCTTTATCCTACGGCCTGGTATACCGGGTCCCTAAGTTTGAAATCACAAAGCTTTCCTGCAATGCGCTAAGTAAAGCAGCTGTCAGTTTGCAATCaaatattctgaaattttaaCTTAATGTGACCCGCCTGAAAGTCTGACTCAAGTGACAAAGCTCCTGTTAGCCATTTTAACAGTGCGGGTTATCTACTTGACTTTTacagttttttccttttctgctcaATTTGTTGGGCTGGTGGAGCGCAAATACCGTCCCTTAAATATAAAGCTAGATGCACAGTGATCGCGGTTCAGCATGAAGATTGTGTAAGTTTGCCTTAGTAATTCATATTGTTTATGGTTCAGACACTTGAAAGCTGATACATCACGAAGCCCCAAAATTTTCACACAGCTTAAAATTCAGTTGTTTATGGTTAATGGTTTACTGGCTTTTTGAACTATGATTTTGGATACCCACtaacccattaccgtcgagtttTGGATAGTGAACCTAATGTATTTGCTGATGTTTTGTACTGTTAAATCGGGTACATACAACATTTCTAAATGGAACGAATAGGTACTAATTTGGTCTTGGTTTATTTCAAGCagttatttttttgtctttgagtACTGCTTTTTTCTTCTAGCCTTGATCATCTTTCTGGATGACAATTCTCTTTCCCTTATGAGGTAGTCTTTAAATCTTTGAACTTAAagtaacattaaaaaattttttttccaaagggaaGCAAATTGCAATCAAAATCTTTTCGCCAGTAAATgctaaatattaataaaaactgACGTTTAAGGAATTACTTATTGACCGAAACACAgctttaaaaagatatttaaatgGTTTTGAATCTTGATCAGTAAGCACTTAAAGCATTATCATAGTAAGTGTTGGTAATCACACAAACACTTCTGGTGAATCTGTAAATGGGTCATTGTAAGTGAATGTTCTCGCAGTGGCTTGCTGGTGGCATGGGATCATCTTGCTGAGTGTGAAGTTGTAATTACATTGATGTTTTGTGTACATATTTTTGTAAGAGAATGTGAATAAATAAGTACAAACACAGAGAAgctttttagtcttttttgtttttgcaccGTTCCTGAAAATTATTGGAATTTGCCAAAGTACAGACTTCACAGGTAATAGACCGTTTAACAAAGTACGGAGTCCATGGGTAATAGACCATACTCTAGCTTCCCACTGAGGTGAGCTGTTGCATAATTAAAATGTGAAATCTTGTCTGTTATGATCATTCATGAAACGTAGGGAAGAATTTTAGATTATTCATATACAAAAAGAATCCTGACCAAGTCTTCATATGTATAGACATATATTTCTGATTTTGACTGTTACCCcagttttatattctttttttttctttttatgagtaCATATTGGGCTGGAAAATTAAGCCAGATTTATTATTGAAGTGAGTAATCTATTTGGAAGGCTCTCATATGTCCTGCTCcatttacataaaagaaaaatacgtAGACACCTTCaaataaaactgaacaatacaaaCACTTAACAGCTAAACCATTGATATTTTGATGCAGTCAACATTGGTTGCTAAGGAAATAATCCTGAAATGTATTTGAGTTTTAATGAGTATTTCTACTTTATTGGACTGATGAATTCCATGTATAGAAGTCAGTTTTGAAAAGCCTTATTATCATACATTGAACGTGGTTTTGATATTATCAGTAAAGGAAGTTAAAAACATAGAATTCAGGAAGAATGTACCTCGTCTCTTATACGtaggtagaataaacatttttaatcagTAAGTtaataatttacttttaaaaataggaaaGCCATTTAAAATACCTTTTACCTTGGGAGTTACACAATGTAATACCCTCAGAGTGGGCTGTTCTTAAAAGTAAATGCCTCTACCCACAGGTTTTCCCTTTTCTGATGCTCTAGGATACCCAGAAGAGTAcagaagggttgctatgagttggaatccactcaacagcaacaggttttttaagaGAGATAATGAAGAGGAAAACTTCAG
The DNA window shown above is from Elephas maximus indicus isolate mEleMax1 chromosome 4, mEleMax1 primary haplotype, whole genome shotgun sequence and carries:
- the LOC126074821 gene encoding basic proline-rich protein-like encodes the protein MLPTVGELLAATVSCTQVGPDSRVFQFYQVPEKSPRSLLHAQKTYWVKIKANREPSGQAYADVSTEVRESPGDTGTAGLGPLLPRPHAAPGSERGARRGAATSETSVLSPISSSRSGNSGRRPAAEPATREPDPGSAVARSGGRHSPRPRRPGTARALDGRHSPRPRRPGTARALDGQHKPRPRRPAQPAPSAAGTARALGGPAQPAPSTAVTARTLGSSQPAPSATRHSPHPRRLAQPAPSATPHSPRPRQLTARTLGDPAQPAPSTARHSPRPWQLTAHAVDGWHSPHPRQLTARTLSDPAQPAPSAARHSPRPRRPGTARALSSSQPAPSAAHSPRPRRPAQPAPSAAHSPRPRRPAQPALSAAHSPRPRRPAQPAPSAAHSPHPRQLTAPALGGRHSLHPRQLTAPALGGSQHAPSATRHSPRPRRLTARALGDPAQLAPSAAHSPRPRRLRTARALGDSAQPAPSAAHSPRPPRPGTARALGDSQPAPSATRHSPRPRQLTARTLGGRHSPHPRRLGTARTLGDSAQPAPSATRHSPRPRQLTARALGGRHSPHPRRLGTARTLGSSQPPPSVAHSPRPRRLGTARALGGRHSPHPRQLTAPALGGSQPAPSAAHSPHPRRPGTARALGSSQPPPSVAHSPHPRRLSTARALGDSQPAPSAAGTARTLGDSAQPAPSATRHSPRPRWLTARALGSSQPPPSVAHSPHPRQLTAPALGGSQPAPSATRHSPRPRRLTARTLGDPAQPAPSATRHSPRPRRPAQPAPSAAHSPHPRRPGTARALGGSQPAPSATRHSPRPRQLTAPALGGSQPAPSATQHSPRPRRLTARALGDPAQPAPSATRHSPRPRWLTARALGGSQPAPSATRHSPRPRWLTARALGGSQPPPSVAHSPHPRRPGTARALGGSQPPPSVAHSPHPRRLGTAPALGGSQPAPSAAHSPHPRRPGTARALGDSAQPAPSAAHSPRPRRLTARTLGDSAQPAPSAAHSPRPWRLTARTLGDSAGLGTPAPGPARVLRPRRPRPFQPAGPGSAPPPSSASCA